ACTTTTGGGCTTAATGGTGGTGTTGCCGATTTTATGGAAATTTAAAGAGTATTCTCATACTTATGCGAGTTTTATACTTGCTGCTGTCTTGGGAAATACTGGTTTTGTCGGTTTAGCGATCGCCCCATTTTTAATTAATTCTGAGGTTTTGGGCTGGGCTGTACTTTACAGTATTACTCACAATGTCATTGGTCCCTACGGTTTTGGAGTTGTGGTTGCTAGTTACTTTAGTCAATCAAAAGTTGCTAATTCCTGGTGGATGCAACTGCGTGAGGTGCTGACAGTACCTTGTTTGTGGGCTTTTATGGTTGGTAGTCTCACTCAAAAAGTCCAGTTTCCAAAAATTATTGAATTAGGATTGCAAGGGTCTATCAGTATTGTCATTGCCTGTGCCTTCTTGCTTACTGGTATTCGTTTAGCACAATTACAGGGATGGAAAAGTATAAAACCTGCTTTTGTTCCCGCTATTATCAAAGTATGCATTATCCCCCTACTTGTTGGCGTTGTAACCACATGGCTACTGGGATTATCAGGCGATCGCCGTTTAGCAATGGTCTTGATGTCTGGTATGCCCTCGGCTTTTGCTGGTCTAATTTTGGCAGAGGAATATAATCTTGATCGCGATTTAATCGCCAGTAGTATTATCATCTCCACAGTGTTGCTACTTTTAATGTTGCCTTTATGGATGTTGGTATTCGGGTAAACAAGGCAGTCCCAATGAAAAAGTCTCACCATCAAGCATGAAAAAACCTCACCTCGTCCTATCGGACACCCCTCTTTGCGGGTTCACCAGAGGGGATTGGGGGTGAGGTTACTTTCAAGTCAGCTAATCACACCAAGTTTTGGCACAATCAAATATGAAAACTCTTACCCCTTGTGCCATCTGCCTTATTTTCAAGCTAGAGGTAGGGAAGTGGCTCATCTTTAATAAACTCAACAAAAAATTAACTAGAAAAGCTAATTATCAATATTTCATAACAATAAGCTAATGTTTTTGCTGACATAGGATGAACTTATCACCTGTTTGTCATGAAAGCTTGACTTAATTCTTTTTCTTTTGGTGAACATGTCATAAAATAATGACATAAAGATCCCCAAATACCTAAAAAATTCGTGGAAACATTAAAAACAAGCATGACAACCTCTTGATCCCAGGGGGAGGTAAACAGTTAGTATTTTTTAACATAAAGACTCCTCAACTCCCAAAATAAAAAATGCTGATTTTGGCATAACAGGAAATTGAAAGGGAGTGACCCGCAATATAAAAAAACACTAAAAACCTAACTGATTTAGGCAAAACAGGAGTCGAGAAGCAAAAGTTAATTTGGGGTGGATGGGCTTGAATCATCCATTCATAAATAAGGGTACATTATTAACCTTTCAAACGACTGGAGGCCAAAATTCATGGCAAAAGAAAGACCACCGCTAGAAGAGATGACATTGCGGCAGCTACGCAAAGTAGCAAGCGTTTATGGTGTCTCTCGATATAGCCGAATGCGTAAATCGCAGCTGTTGGCAGCGATACAAGAAATCGAGCGCAGCAAAGTATCCCCCAGCCAATCTTTCTCATTGGAGGCACAGGAAACCGTGGAAGCAGCAAAATTTGAATTGGGTCAAGAAGATCGCACTGGTGGCACTCTAGTTGATGTAGACGAAGAAATTGGCGACTTACCAGATGGTTATGGTGAAAGCCGCATTGTTCTGATGCCTCGAGATCCCCAGTGGGCTTACGCTTATTGGGATGTTCCTAACGAGCATAAAGAAGAATTGCGACGCCAAGGCGGACAACAACTGGCGCTGCGTATTTATGATGTTACCGACATCAGCTTGGAGTACCAAAGTCCCCACAGCATTCAGGAGTATCCCTGCGATGAACTGGCACGGGAATGGTATTTGCCAGTTCCAGTGAGCGATCGCGATTATGTTATCGATATCGGCTACCGTTGTCCAGATGGTCGCTGGTTAGTCTTGGCTCGTTCTGCTCCTGTCCACGTTCCTCCTGTCTATCCATCAGACTGGATTGAAGATGTCTTCATCACAGTCAACTTTGAAGAAGATTTGCGTAGCAAGACTTTCTACGAGTTGGTTCCTCCTGCCAAAAAAGCTGCTGCTGCCGCAAATGGCAATCCTATTTACGACCAAATTTTTGGCATGGCAGAATCTGTCGAAGCACAACGAGTTGCTGGTTCTCTATTCGGTTCCATGCAACACGTTCCTGGTTCAGTAACTCCAGAACAGGCGATCAGTTCCTACGTTTTCCCCTCTGGTGTAGGTATGTGGGCAGTTCCAACTGTATCTGGTTTAACAATGTCTGGTGTGGGTATGTCAGGTGTCGGCTTCTCTGCTTCCGCCGTACCTATGCGTCCACGCAAGTTCTGGTTAATTGCGGATGCTGAGTTAATTGTCTACGGTGCTACTGAACCTGATGCAACTGTTACCATTGGCGGTCGTCCAATCAAGCTAAATCCAGATGGTACATTCCGCTTCCAAATGTCCTTCCAAGATGGCTTGATTGACTACCCAATCATGGCTGTTGCAGCTGATGGTGAGCAAACCCGCTCAATTCATATGAAGTTTAATCGTGAAACCCCATCACGCAATACCAACACTAAGGAAGAAGCGGTTTTAGAATGGCTCGGTTAATTTAAGGTTAGCCACAATCAAATATTAGCTTTACTCCTGTTACAGCATAGCTGTGACAGGTTTTTTGATGTTGGATGATGTGAGGCGAAGGCAATTATAAAGTCCTACTAAAGTTCTGTTACAGTTTGAAGACTCAAACAACTCGGTAATTATTTCTGTTTAATTTCTAATTCTACCAAACTTGCTGTATAATTGACGCAATATTTTAAGTAATATAGGTGAATTGTAAAAAACACTTTTCGTCCTAAGTATTAAATCATTCATTAATGAAAAATCTGGTTTACTTCGATAGAATTGCACGCCTTTATAAGTTTTATACGTAATGTAATCTTTTGTTATAAAAAGATTACCAAATTGATAGTTAGAGGGAATATAGTGTGCTGTTAAAGACTTTCTTGAAAAGCGAGAACTAATAGTCGGTAAAGAACCATGAATAGTTTTAGAATTAAAAAATAGAACATCTCCCTTCTTTAAGTCAGGAGCTACAATATCTTGTTGATGCATACTTACATATTCATTAATTCGTTTTAGCCACTCGCTTACAGATATATTTGGTTTGTCACTACGAAAATCAAGGTTTTTATTTGTTTTTGGTAGTATATAGAAACGACCAGCGTTTTCGTTGATATCTTCTAAGGCTATCCAAATACCTATTAAATATCCATTGGGTACAGTGTCTAAATACCAGCAATCTTGATGTGGTTGTGTTTCTGTGTTTGCGTCAAACAACATCGTTTGCATTAAATTAAAGGACTCATATCCCGTTGTCTGTCTTAATGCATCTTGAATTTTTTCACTACAAAATATTTCTTTTGCAGCATCACTAAATTTCGGATATTTCTCATAATCATGAATATCTAAAAAAGACTGTGTAGCATAACCAAACTCATTCAAATGAGTAAGTTCATATTTACCAGTATTCTGCCTAAAAAATGGATATTTTGATATCAAAATTTGTTGAGCATACAAATCAAGTAAATTATTAATTAACTCGAAAGGTATTAAATTACGAAAAATAACATAACCATTTTCTTCATAGTATGATTGGCATAGTCGAGTCTGCATTTAAAATTTCTCCTAAAAAGGTCTAGTAGCATACACCCTCTTGCCAAAAAACGCTTAGGAAAAATTTAGTAATATATACTTTTTTCCGTTATCTATTCATACTGGCATGGCATACTTAAAATAATGCATAAAATAAAGCTCTTGTTATGTAGGTATCTTGCCCCACAGCAAGGACAAGATATCCATTCTTCAAGAAAATTTTCTTGCTTCAATTTAAGATTGCCACACTAATACAAGTGCATAGTTGTTATTTTTATACTTTGTAATTATGCCTGTGCATTTCTATCTTTGGGAATATAAACACTCTTACTTAAGTATTAATATTAGTTACGAAACATAATCTTATGACGAATCCAGCCGTAAGACCACTCACTAGTCCTTGGGTTCACCCAAAATATATTTGAGAAGTGATCGCTCAAGTACTAGACTTGTCTGTGGAAGTAGTCGAACAAGCAGCACAACAATCCAGTAAATAAGTTCTAAGTTTTCTTACCGTCGCTTCTTCCCTTTCTGCCAACTTTGACTACTGGGTTTTTTGCTAAATTCTCCTTTGGGAAATAGCCTTTGTTCTAACTCTTCATAGCTACCTTCAAAATCACAATGACCGTAAAGAGGACATTGGCGACAATAAACACCTTCTGTATAGCGTTCCAAGTTTTCGCGATTGAAGTAATACGGTTTATGGCTGAAGGTGCTGGCTACCCATTGCCATGACATATTATTACTAGCCGGGTCGCCATCTAAAAGATGTTCAAGAAACCATTTAGCTCCAGCTTGCCATTGGATACGCCGCCAATGAATAATATAAGCTGCCATCCACATGCGG
Above is a genomic segment from Fischerella sp. JS2 containing:
- a CDS encoding DUF4912 domain-containing protein encodes the protein MAKERPPLEEMTLRQLRKVASVYGVSRYSRMRKSQLLAAIQEIERSKVSPSQSFSLEAQETVEAAKFELGQEDRTGGTLVDVDEEIGDLPDGYGESRIVLMPRDPQWAYAYWDVPNEHKEELRRQGGQQLALRIYDVTDISLEYQSPHSIQEYPCDELAREWYLPVPVSDRDYVIDIGYRCPDGRWLVLARSAPVHVPPVYPSDWIEDVFITVNFEEDLRSKTFYELVPPAKKAAAAANGNPIYDQIFGMAESVEAQRVAGSLFGSMQHVPGSVTPEQAISSYVFPSGVGMWAVPTVSGLTMSGVGMSGVGFSASAVPMRPRKFWLIADAELIVYGATEPDATVTIGGRPIKLNPDGTFRFQMSFQDGLIDYPIMAVAADGEQTRSIHMKFNRETPSRNTNTKEEAVLEWLG
- a CDS encoding AEC family transporter is translated as MTETLFHAYTPLILWTSLGLFICRFLPQWLPRILGRGLYWIGVPLELFALARQSQLGNFNHEIGLPLIVPIITVGTLLLGLMVVLPILWKFKEYSHTYASFILAAVLGNTGFVGLAIAPFLINSEVLGWAVLYSITHNVIGPYGFGVVVASYFSQSKVANSWWMQLREVLTVPCLWAFMVGSLTQKVQFPKIIELGLQGSISIVIACAFLLTGIRLAQLQGWKSIKPAFVPAIIKVCIIPLLVGVVTTWLLGLSGDRRLAMVLMSGMPSAFAGLILAEEYNLDRDLIASSIIISTVLLLLMLPLWMLVFG
- a CDS encoding phytanoyl-CoA dioxygenase family protein, which encodes MQTRLCQSYYEENGYVIFRNLIPFELINNLLDLYAQQILISKYPFFRQNTGKYELTHLNEFGYATQSFLDIHDYEKYPKFSDAAKEIFCSEKIQDALRQTTGYESFNLMQTMLFDANTETQPHQDCWYLDTVPNGYLIGIWIALEDINENAGRFYILPKTNKNLDFRSDKPNISVSEWLKRINEYVSMHQQDIVAPDLKKGDVLFFNSKTIHGSLPTISSRFSRKSLTAHYIPSNYQFGNLFITKDYITYKTYKGVQFYRSKPDFSLMNDLILRTKSVFYNSPILLKILRQLYSKFGRIRN